One region of Streptomyces subrutilus genomic DNA includes:
- a CDS encoding ABC transporter permease: MAVPLAFFGLFFAYPVAAIVGRGLGTDAGWQPGRIAEVLARPDIADVLWFTTWQALASTALTLLIALPGAYVFARFEFPGRQLLRALVTVPFVLPTVVVGTAFLALVGRGGLLDELVGVRLDTTVWAILLAHVFFNYAVVVRTVGGLWAQLDPRQEEAARVLGAGRFAAWRRVTLPALAPAVAAASLMVFLFTFSSFGVVLILGGPSYSTLEVEVYRQTAQLLDLPTAAVLTMVQFAAIGAILAVHAWTVRKRETALRLVDPGRTTHRPRGWAQRTLLGGVLLTIALLIVAPLAVLVERSFDAPGGYGLGFYRALQEVGAGGGTFLVPPLEAVWNSLRYALAATAIALVVGGLAAAALTRRGGRFVRGFDALLMLPLGVSAVTVGFGFLITLDEPPLDLRTSWILVPLAQALVGVPFVVRTMLPVLRAVDGRLREAAAVLGASPLRAWREVDLPLVRRALLIAAGFAFAVSLGEFGATVFIARPDHPTLPVAVARLLGRAGEMNYGQAMALSTILMLVCAVSLLVLERLRPDKTSGEF; this comes from the coding sequence ATGGCCGTGCCCCTCGCCTTCTTCGGGCTGTTCTTCGCCTACCCGGTGGCCGCGATCGTCGGCCGCGGGCTGGGGACCGACGCCGGCTGGCAGCCCGGCCGGATCGCCGAGGTGCTCGCCCGGCCCGACATCGCCGACGTGCTGTGGTTCACCACCTGGCAGGCGCTCGCCTCCACCGCGCTCACCCTGCTGATCGCGCTCCCCGGCGCATACGTCTTCGCGCGCTTCGAGTTCCCCGGCAGGCAACTGCTCCGGGCCCTGGTGACGGTCCCGTTCGTGCTGCCGACCGTGGTGGTCGGCACCGCCTTCCTGGCGCTCGTCGGCCGGGGCGGGCTGCTCGACGAACTGGTCGGCGTCCGGCTGGACACCACGGTCTGGGCGATCCTCCTCGCGCACGTCTTCTTCAACTACGCCGTCGTCGTCCGCACCGTCGGCGGCCTGTGGGCCCAGCTGGATCCGCGCCAGGAGGAGGCCGCCCGGGTCCTGGGCGCCGGACGGTTCGCCGCCTGGCGGCGCGTGACGCTGCCCGCGCTGGCCCCGGCCGTGGCCGCGGCCTCGCTGATGGTGTTCCTGTTCACCTTCAGCTCCTTCGGCGTCGTACTGATCCTGGGCGGGCCCTCCTACTCCACCCTGGAGGTGGAGGTCTACCGGCAGACCGCGCAGCTCCTGGACCTGCCCACGGCCGCGGTGCTGACGATGGTGCAGTTCGCGGCGATCGGCGCGATCCTCGCGGTGCACGCCTGGACGGTGCGCAAGCGGGAGACGGCGCTGCGGCTCGTCGACCCGGGGCGGACGACGCACCGGCCGCGCGGCTGGGCGCAGCGCACCCTGCTCGGCGGGGTGCTGCTGACCATCGCCCTGCTGATCGTGGCCCCGCTGGCGGTGCTGGTGGAGCGGTCCTTCGACGCGCCCGGCGGCTACGGCCTCGGGTTCTACCGGGCGCTCCAAGAGGTGGGCGCGGGCGGCGGAACCTTCCTGGTGCCGCCGCTGGAGGCGGTCTGGAACTCCCTGCGGTACGCGCTCGCCGCCACCGCCATCGCCCTGGTCGTCGGCGGGCTCGCCGCGGCGGCGCTGACACGGCGGGGCGGCCGGTTCGTACGGGGCTTCGACGCGCTGCTGATGCTGCCGCTCGGGGTGTCCGCCGTGACCGTGGGCTTCGGCTTCCTGATCACCCTGGACGAGCCGCCGCTCGACCTGCGGACCTCGTGGATCCTGGTGCCGCTCGCGCAGGCATTGGTCGGCGTGCCGTTCGTCGTACGGACCATGCTGCCGGTGCTGCGCGCGGTCGACGGGCGGCTGCGGGAGGCCGCCGCCGTGCTCGGCGCGTCCCCGCTGCGGGCCTGGCGGGAGGTGGACCTGCCGCTGGTGCGGCGGGCGCTGCTGATCGCGGCGGGCTTCGCCTTCGCCGTCTCGCTCGGCGAGTTCGGCGCGACCGTCTTCATCGCCCGGCCGGACCATCCGACGCTTCCGGTGGCCGTGGCGCGGCTGCTGGGACGGGCCGGGGAGATGAACTACGGGCAGGCGATGGCTCTGAGCACGATTCTGATGCTGGTGTGCGCGGTGTCCCTGCTGGTGCTGGAGCGACTGCGTCCCGACAAGACCTCGGGAGAATTCTGA
- a CDS encoding ABC transporter ATP-binding protein: MTLLRLDGVSVRFGERAVVDDVDLEVAEHEIVCVLGPSGSGKSTLLRAVAGLQPVSAGRVTLGGADQAGVPVHRRGVGLMFQDHQLFPHRDVGGNVAFGLRMRGGGRGSHDAQVAELLELVGLPGAQDRAVASLSGGEQQRVALARALAPSPRLLMLDEPLGQLDRGLRERLVVELQGLFTRLGTTVLAVTHDQGEAFALADRVVVMRDGRVAQAGTPLEVWQRPASEFVARFLGFENVVPAVVAGGVAGTPWGKVPVPAGSPEGGQRLLIRPAGVVLTEDGLRCEVVSRTFRGTHVALLLRPETGPPLEAECGLAGAPAAGDRVAVSFTPAEVVVLPTDCGRGD, encoded by the coding sequence ATGACACTGCTCCGGCTCGACGGGGTGTCGGTCCGCTTCGGGGAGCGCGCGGTCGTCGACGACGTGGACCTGGAGGTCGCCGAGCACGAGATCGTGTGCGTGCTGGGGCCGAGCGGGAGCGGGAAGTCGACCCTGCTGAGGGCCGTCGCCGGGCTCCAGCCGGTGTCCGCGGGCCGGGTGACGCTGGGCGGAGCGGACCAGGCCGGCGTGCCCGTGCACCGGCGGGGCGTGGGCCTGATGTTCCAGGACCACCAGCTCTTCCCGCACCGGGACGTCGGCGGCAACGTCGCCTTCGGGCTGCGGATGCGCGGCGGGGGCCGCGGGTCCCACGACGCCCAGGTCGCGGAGCTGCTGGAGCTGGTCGGCCTGCCCGGGGCGCAGGACCGCGCGGTGGCCTCGCTGTCGGGCGGGGAGCAGCAGCGGGTGGCGCTGGCCCGGGCGCTGGCCCCGTCGCCGCGGCTCCTGATGCTCGATGAACCGCTGGGACAGCTGGACCGGGGCCTGCGCGAGCGCCTCGTGGTCGAGCTCCAGGGGCTGTTCACGCGGCTGGGGACGACGGTGCTGGCCGTCACGCACGACCAGGGCGAGGCCTTCGCGCTGGCCGACCGGGTGGTGGTCATGCGCGACGGGCGCGTGGCGCAGGCCGGGACACCGCTGGAGGTGTGGCAGCGCCCCGCCTCGGAGTTCGTGGCCCGCTTCCTCGGCTTCGAGAACGTGGTCCCGGCCGTGGTCGCGGGCGGCGTCGCGGGCACCCCGTGGGGCAAGGTCCCGGTGCCGGCCGGCTCCCCGGAGGGCGGGCAGCGGCTGCTGATCCGCCCCGCCGGAGTCGTCCTGACCGAGGACGGGCTGCGGTGCGAGGTCGTGTCCCGCACCTTCCGGGGCACGCACGTGGCGCTGCTGCTGCGGCCCGAGACGGGGCCGCCGCTGGAGGCGGAGTGCGGGCTGGCGGGCGCGCCGGCCGCGGGGGACCGGGTGGCGGTGTCCTTCACCCCCGCCGAGGTGGTGGTCCTGCCGACGGACTGCGGCCGGGGCGATTAG
- a CDS encoding cytochrome P450: MTQDILREIIDYSNRADPYPLYEELRKTPVFHNGNGGPYVVSTYYEIQSLLHDPRISSDARNLKAAGDDPLGRSEEEGTTLPPSFLKLDPPDHDRLRRMTNRPFGPPHSPHRVHDMLGELGGLVSGLIEGIATTGNLDRIDLVDQFAYPFPVSVICRLLGVPREDEPRFHVWAETLAASLDPDPDADPAQHGKGAVDARMELGMYLAGLVEERRKDPGDDMLSQLATADGPDGSMTTMEVLSTSALLLIAGHETTVNLITNGMLTLLRHPEVLQRLREDPSLSVPIVEELLRYEPPVQLLPQRSTLSEIEVAGVTLPKGASLWLVLASGNRDPKRFENPDRFDPDRRDIQHLGLGSGIHSCFGAPLARQEAQLALSELARRLENPRLLEDPPPYRKNAVLRGPRHLPVACDAIRP, encoded by the coding sequence ATGACACAAGACATCCTGCGGGAGATCATCGACTACTCGAACCGCGCCGACCCTTACCCGCTGTACGAAGAGCTGCGCAAGACCCCCGTCTTCCACAACGGCAACGGCGGCCCGTACGTCGTGAGCACGTACTACGAGATCCAGAGCCTGCTGCACGATCCCCGGATCAGCTCCGACGCCAGGAACCTGAAGGCGGCCGGCGACGATCCGCTGGGCCGGTCCGAGGAGGAGGGGACGACCCTGCCCCCGTCCTTCCTCAAGCTCGACCCGCCGGACCACGACCGCTTGCGCCGGATGACGAACCGGCCGTTCGGGCCGCCGCACTCCCCCCACCGGGTCCACGACATGCTGGGCGAACTCGGCGGACTCGTCTCCGGGTTGATCGAGGGCATCGCCACCACCGGGAACCTCGACCGGATCGACCTGGTCGACCAGTTCGCCTACCCCTTCCCGGTCTCGGTGATCTGCCGGCTGCTCGGGGTGCCCCGCGAGGACGAGCCGCGCTTCCACGTCTGGGCGGAGACCCTCGCCGCGAGTCTGGACCCCGACCCGGACGCGGACCCCGCCCAGCACGGCAAGGGCGCCGTGGACGCCCGTATGGAACTGGGCATGTACCTGGCCGGGCTGGTCGAGGAGCGCCGCAAGGACCCCGGCGACGACATGCTGTCCCAACTGGCGACGGCGGACGGCCCCGACGGCTCGATGACCACCATGGAGGTGCTCAGCACATCGGCGCTGCTGCTGATCGCCGGCCACGAGACCACGGTCAACCTCATCACCAACGGCATGCTGACCCTGCTGCGCCACCCCGAGGTCCTCCAGCGGCTGCGCGAGGACCCGTCCCTCTCCGTGCCGATCGTCGAGGAACTGCTGCGGTACGAGCCGCCGGTGCAGCTGCTGCCCCAGCGCAGCACCCTCTCCGAGATCGAGGTCGCCGGTGTCACCCTTCCGAAGGGCGCGTCCCTGTGGCTGGTCCTGGCCTCCGGGAACCGCGACCCGAAGCGGTTCGAGAACCCGGACCGCTTCGACCCGGACCGGCGGGACATCCAGCACCTCGGCCTCGGCAGCGGCATCCACAGCTGCTTCGGCGCCCCGCTGGCCCGGCAGGAGGCCCAGCTGGCCCTGAGCGAGCTCGCGCGGCGGCTGGAGAACCCGCGCCTGCTGGAGGACCCGCCGCCCTACCGCAAGAACGCGGTCCTGCGCGGGCCCCGCCACCTGCCGGTCGCCTGCGACGCCATCCGGCCCTAA
- a CDS encoding NAD(P)/FAD-dependent oxidoreductase, with translation MTGVGTHDGALERLKRDGRIVVVGASLAGLRAAETMREKGFAGSLTMIGDEPYEPYDRPPLSKQVLLGHAVADRTALPRRRAIDADWHLGVPATGLDMAARRVRLGNGDEVEYDRLLIATGVRARPWPNEEEGALEGVFVLRTRDDAEGLQRALAAGPRRVLVIGAGFTGSEIASACRERGLDVTVAERGAAPLVGALGGVIGEVAAEMHREHGVDLRTGVMVTGLEGGPAGRVRAAHLSDGSTVEADVVVVSLGAQRNTEWLAGSGLGAGPRGIACDAGCRAFDIRGIVTDDIYVAGDVARSPHALFGYQFLSLEHWGNAVAQADTAAHNMLSESSDRRPHLWVPAFWSSQFGVNIKSVGVPPMGTEILFTQGSRAERRFAAVYGYQGRVIAAVTFDQCRWLQFYEQQIETTAPFPPPFSTVDRRPEGNKPVPADFPDPSVPTHGPTITLSGYSPADRKMTFTPARH, from the coding sequence GTGACCGGTGTCGGAACACACGACGGGGCCCTGGAGCGGCTCAAGCGCGACGGCCGCATCGTCGTCGTCGGCGCTTCGCTGGCCGGCCTGCGGGCCGCCGAGACCATGCGCGAGAAGGGCTTCGCCGGTTCGCTCACGATGATCGGCGACGAACCGTACGAGCCCTACGACCGGCCCCCGCTGTCCAAGCAGGTCCTGCTGGGCCACGCGGTCGCGGACCGCACCGCGCTCCCCCGCCGCCGGGCGATCGACGCCGACTGGCACCTCGGGGTCCCCGCCACCGGCCTCGACATGGCGGCCCGACGGGTCCGGCTCGGCAACGGCGACGAGGTCGAGTACGACCGGCTGCTGATCGCCACCGGGGTCCGCGCGCGGCCGTGGCCCAACGAGGAGGAAGGGGCCCTGGAGGGCGTCTTCGTCCTGCGCACCCGCGACGACGCCGAAGGACTGCAGCGGGCCCTGGCCGCCGGACCCCGCCGGGTGCTCGTCATCGGGGCCGGGTTCACCGGGTCCGAGATCGCCTCCGCCTGCCGGGAACGCGGCCTGGACGTCACCGTGGCCGAACGGGGCGCGGCGCCGCTGGTCGGCGCGCTCGGCGGGGTCATCGGCGAGGTCGCCGCGGAGATGCACCGCGAGCACGGGGTCGACCTGCGCACCGGGGTCATGGTGACCGGGCTGGAGGGCGGCCCCGCGGGCCGGGTCCGCGCCGCCCACCTCTCCGACGGGTCCACCGTGGAGGCCGACGTGGTGGTCGTCTCGCTGGGCGCGCAGCGCAACACCGAGTGGCTCGCCGGGTCCGGGCTCGGCGCGGGTCCCCGGGGCATCGCCTGTGACGCGGGCTGCCGGGCCTTCGACATCCGGGGCATCGTCACCGACGACATCTACGTGGCGGGTGACGTGGCACGTTCCCCGCACGCGCTGTTCGGCTACCAGTTCCTCTCGCTGGAGCACTGGGGCAACGCCGTCGCCCAGGCCGACACCGCCGCGCACAACATGCTCAGCGAGAGCTCGGACCGCCGTCCCCACCTGTGGGTGCCGGCGTTCTGGTCCTCGCAGTTCGGCGTGAACATCAAGTCGGTCGGGGTGCCGCCGATGGGCACCGAGATCCTCTTCACGCAGGGCTCGCGCGCCGAGCGCCGGTTCGCGGCCGTGTACGGATACCAGGGACGCGTGATCGCCGCCGTCACCTTCGACCAGTGCCGTTGGCTCCAGTTCTACGAGCAGCAGATCGAGACCACCGCGCCGTTCCCGCCGCCGTTCTCCACGGTGGACCGCAGGCCGGAGGGGAACAAGCCGGTGCCGGCCGACTTCCCCGACCCCTCGGTCCCCACGCACGGGCCCACCATCACCCTCAGCGGCTACTCGCCGGCCGACCGGAAGATGACCTTCACCCCCGCGCGCCACTGA
- a CDS encoding ferredoxin, translated as MRLVVDLNRCQGYAQCAFLAPDVFAMHGEESLLYNPQAAAEQRQNVERAVAACPVGAILLELTDEDMAHLPAPDAVAGSGARPGGTR; from the coding sequence ATGAGGCTTGTCGTCGACCTCAACCGCTGCCAGGGATACGCCCAATGCGCTTTCCTCGCCCCCGACGTGTTCGCCATGCACGGCGAGGAGTCGCTGCTGTACAACCCGCAGGCGGCCGCCGAACAGCGGCAGAACGTCGAACGGGCCGTGGCGGCCTGTCCGGTCGGGGCGATCCTCCTGGAGCTCACGGACGAGGACATGGCCCACCTGCCCGCCCCGGATGCCGTGGCCGGGTCCGGCGCCCGTCCCGGAGGCACGCGGTGA
- a CDS encoding LOG family protein, translating into MVNGYIDTEIETLAEFDQVVARGSLSGYRIQSVNLLERTFALLSADTSAAVFLGCAMEPDASVKVRADGALVFPPVPDLPFNPYRGLLYTPEELFAGLPAGYESTPDAQAYAWFQETKADGDIFSSMLRSIHDDAVSDALDEHLQGARVVGVMGGHAMSRGGTDYRGAAELGRALTRSGLTVATGGGPGAMEAANLGAYLAPAPDEALAEALELLAKAPSFTPSVSDWARAAFGVRDRWPGGGDSVGIPTWFYGHEPPNAFAAHIGKYFANATREDGLLARSTAGLVFLPGAAGTVQEIFDSATPNYYASRGEPAPMVLVDRAHWTEHLPAWPLLRALARGRAMESRIALVDSVHEVPDALASMA; encoded by the coding sequence ATGGTCAACGGATACATCGACACCGAGATCGAGACGCTCGCCGAATTCGACCAGGTCGTGGCCCGCGGCTCGCTCAGCGGCTACCGCATCCAGTCGGTCAACCTGCTGGAGCGGACCTTCGCGCTGCTGTCCGCGGACACCTCGGCCGCCGTGTTCCTGGGCTGCGCGATGGAGCCCGACGCCTCGGTGAAGGTCCGCGCCGACGGCGCGCTGGTCTTCCCGCCCGTGCCGGACCTGCCGTTCAACCCCTACCGGGGCCTGCTCTACACGCCCGAGGAGCTGTTCGCCGGGCTGCCGGCCGGCTACGAGTCCACCCCGGACGCCCAGGCCTACGCCTGGTTCCAGGAGACCAAGGCCGACGGCGACATCTTCTCCTCGATGCTCCGCTCCATCCACGACGACGCCGTCTCCGACGCCCTCGACGAGCACCTCCAGGGTGCCCGGGTGGTCGGCGTCATGGGCGGCCATGCCATGTCCCGCGGCGGTACGGACTACCGCGGCGCGGCGGAGCTCGGCCGGGCGCTGACCCGGTCCGGGCTCACCGTGGCCACCGGCGGCGGACCCGGCGCGATGGAGGCCGCCAACCTCGGCGCCTACCTGGCCCCCGCCCCGGACGAGGCCCTCGCCGAGGCCCTGGAGCTGCTGGCCAAGGCCCCGTCCTTCACCCCGTCGGTGTCCGACTGGGCGCGGGCGGCCTTCGGCGTACGGGACCGGTGGCCGGGCGGCGGCGACTCGGTGGGCATCCCGACCTGGTTCTACGGGCACGAACCGCCGAACGCCTTCGCGGCGCACATCGGCAAGTACTTCGCGAACGCCACCCGCGAGGACGGGCTGCTGGCCCGCTCCACGGCGGGGTTGGTGTTCCTGCCGGGCGCGGCGGGCACGGTCCAGGAGATCTTCGACAGCGCGACCCCGAACTACTACGCCTCGCGGGGCGAGCCGGCGCCGATGGTCCTGGTCGACCGGGCGCACTGGACCGAGCACCTCCCCGCCTGGCCCCTGCTCCGGGCCCTGGCGCGCGGCCGGGCGATGGAGTCCCGGATCGCGCTCGTGGACTCGGTGCACGAGGTCCCGGACGCCCTCGCGTCAATGGCCTGA
- a CDS encoding ABC transporter ATP-binding protein: MVAPPETAPPDNDVLWARSLHYSHSGSPGLVGVSVGVRQGEILALTGPRGSGKTTLLRCLSGQLRPEQGEVWFNSVPVHTMGALARERLRRDRFGWIGPEPQLLPELKVWENAALPLLLAGASHRSAKHAACEWLERLDIGAFARKRPGALNRAECQRVALARALVNEPAVIFGDEPTAPLHRAERALLLRTLTTAARSHGITVVLATHDEETAAVADRRVPLLDGRPAATAPAAPEPPGPPAAETTEGQAACSLSA, from the coding sequence ATGGTGGCTCCACCGGAGACCGCCCCACCCGACAATGATGTCCTGTGGGCGCGCTCCCTTCACTACTCCCACAGCGGATCCCCCGGCCTCGTCGGTGTCTCCGTCGGGGTCCGCCAGGGTGAGATCCTGGCCCTGACCGGCCCGCGCGGCAGCGGCAAGACCACCTTGCTGCGCTGCCTCTCGGGACAGCTGCGCCCCGAACAGGGCGAGGTCTGGTTCAACAGCGTCCCCGTGCACACCATGGGCGCCCTGGCCCGCGAACGGCTGCGCCGCGACCGGTTCGGCTGGATCGGCCCCGAGCCGCAGCTGCTGCCCGAGCTGAAGGTCTGGGAGAACGCGGCCCTGCCGCTGCTCCTCGCCGGCGCCTCGCACCGCAGCGCCAAGCACGCCGCCTGCGAATGGCTGGAGCGCCTGGACATCGGCGCCTTCGCCCGCAAGCGCCCCGGCGCCCTCAACCGGGCCGAGTGCCAGCGGGTGGCGCTGGCCCGCGCCCTGGTCAACGAACCCGCGGTGATCTTCGGCGACGAGCCGACGGCCCCGCTGCACCGGGCCGAGCGCGCCCTGCTGCTCCGCACCCTCACCACCGCGGCCCGCTCGCACGGGATCACCGTGGTGCTCGCCACCCACGACGAGGAGACCGCGGCCGTCGCCGACCGCCGCGTGCCCCTGCTCGACGGCCGGCCCGCCGCCACGGCCCCGGCCGCCCCGGAGCCGCCCGGGCCTCCGGCCGCCGAGACCACGGAGGGGCAGGCCGCGTGCTCGCTCTCCGCCTAG
- a CDS encoding aspartate aminotransferase family protein, with translation MSQDLSKTAYDHLWMHFTRMSSYENAPVPTIVRGEGAYIFDDKGKRYLDGLAGLFVVNAGHGRKELAEVAYKQAQELAFFPIWSYAHPKAVELAERLADYAPGDLNKVFFTTGGGEAVETAWKLAKQYFKLQGKHTKYKVISRAVAYHGTPQGALSITGLPALKAPFEPLVPGAHKVPNTNIYRAPIYGDDPEAFGRWCADQIEQEILFEGADTVAAVFLEPVQNAGGCFPPPPGYFQRVREICDEYDVLLVSDETICAFGRLGTMFACDKFGYVPDMITCAKGMTSGYSPIGACIVSDRIAEPFYKGDNTFLHGYTFGGHPVSSAVALANLDIFDKEGLNQHVLDNEDAFFSTLKKLHDLPIVGDVRGNGFFYGIELVKDKDTKESFTDEETERVLYGFLSKALFENGLYCRADDRGDPVIQLAPPLIADQGTFDEIEGILRSVLTEAWTKL, from the coding sequence GTGAGCCAGGACCTCTCCAAAACCGCGTACGACCACCTGTGGATGCACTTCACCCGCATGTCGTCCTACGAGAACGCACCCGTGCCCACCATCGTGCGTGGTGAGGGCGCCTACATCTTCGACGACAAGGGCAAGCGCTACCTCGACGGCCTCGCCGGCCTGTTCGTGGTCAACGCCGGTCACGGCCGCAAGGAACTGGCCGAGGTCGCCTACAAGCAGGCGCAGGAACTCGCGTTCTTCCCCATCTGGTCGTACGCGCACCCCAAGGCCGTGGAGCTCGCCGAGCGCCTCGCCGACTACGCCCCTGGCGACCTGAACAAGGTCTTCTTCACCACCGGCGGCGGCGAGGCCGTCGAGACGGCCTGGAAGCTCGCCAAGCAGTACTTCAAGCTCCAGGGCAAGCACACCAAGTACAAGGTCATCTCGCGTGCGGTCGCCTACCACGGCACCCCGCAGGGCGCCCTGTCCATCACCGGCCTGCCCGCCCTGAAGGCCCCCTTCGAGCCGCTGGTCCCCGGCGCGCACAAGGTGCCGAACACCAACATCTACCGCGCCCCGATCTACGGCGACGACCCCGAGGCCTTCGGCCGCTGGTGCGCCGACCAGATCGAGCAGGAGATCCTCTTCGAGGGCGCCGACACCGTCGCCGCCGTCTTCCTGGAGCCCGTGCAGAACGCCGGCGGCTGCTTCCCGCCGCCGCCCGGCTACTTCCAGCGCGTCCGCGAGATCTGCGACGAGTACGACGTGCTGCTCGTCTCCGACGAGACGATCTGCGCCTTCGGCCGCCTCGGCACGATGTTCGCCTGTGACAAGTTCGGCTACGTCCCGGACATGATCACCTGCGCCAAGGGCATGACCTCGGGCTACTCCCCGATCGGTGCCTGCATCGTCTCGGACCGCATCGCGGAGCCGTTCTACAAGGGCGACAACACCTTCCTGCACGGCTACACCTTCGGCGGCCACCCGGTCTCCTCGGCCGTCGCGCTGGCCAACCTCGACATCTTCGACAAGGAAGGCCTCAACCAGCACGTGCTGGACAACGAGGACGCCTTCTTCTCGACGCTGAAGAAGCTGCACGACCTGCCCATCGTCGGCGACGTCCGCGGCAACGGCTTCTTCTACGGCATCGAGCTCGTCAAGGACAAGGACACCAAGGAGTCCTTCACGGACGAGGAGACGGAGCGCGTGCTCTACGGCTTCCTCTCCAAGGCGCTCTTCGAGAACGGCCTGTACTGCCGGGCCGACGACCGCGGCGACCCGGTCATCCAGCTGGCCCCGCCGCTGATCGCGGACCAGGGCACCTTCGACGAGATCGAGGGCATCCTGCGCTCGGTGCTCACCGAGGCGTGGACCAAGCTCTGA
- a CDS encoding Lrp/AsnC family transcriptional regulator → MHSVVVVSRSADSRNRQPSPSVDAVSLAIIEQLQEDGRRPYAAIGKAVGLSEAAVRQRVQKLLDQGVMQIVAVTDPLTVGLRRQAMVGINVEGDLDPVADALTAMAECEYVVMTAGSFDLMVEIVCEDDDHLLETINKKIRALPGVRSTESFVYLKLKKQTYMWGTR, encoded by the coding sequence GTGCACAGTGTGGTCGTGGTCAGTCGAAGCGCAGATTCCAGGAACAGACAACCGTCCCCTTCGGTCGATGCTGTGTCCCTGGCGATCATCGAGCAACTGCAGGAGGACGGTCGCCGTCCCTACGCAGCGATCGGCAAGGCCGTCGGCCTGTCGGAAGCCGCCGTGCGCCAGCGCGTACAGAAGCTGCTCGACCAGGGCGTCATGCAGATCGTCGCCGTCACCGACCCGCTCACCGTGGGCCTGCGGCGCCAGGCCATGGTCGGCATCAACGTCGAGGGGGACCTCGACCCGGTGGCGGACGCTCTGACCGCCATGGCCGAGTGCGAGTACGTCGTGATGACCGCAGGGTCGTTCGACCTGATGGTGGAAATCGTCTGCGAGGACGACGACCACCTGCTCGAAACGATCAACAAGAAGATCCGCGCGCTCCCCGGCGTGCGATCAACCGAAAGCTTCGTTTACCTGAAGCTGAAGAAGCAGACCTACATGTGGGGAACTCGATAA
- a CDS encoding gamma-aminobutyraldehyde dehydrogenase, producing MTTELRRLRNYIGGEFKDAADGRTTEVVNPVTGEAYATAPLSGQADVDAAMAAAAAAFPGWRDTTPAERQKALLKIADAFEARADELVAAESENTGKPLGLTASEELPPMVDQIRFFAGAARLLEGRSAGEYMEGMTSIIRREPVGVCAQVAPWNYPMMMAVWKFAPAIAAGNTVVLKPSDTTPASTVLMAEIIDSILPKGVFNVICGDRETGKAMVEHDTPAMASITGSVRAGMQVAESASKDVKRVHLELGGKAPVVVFQDADIAKAVEDIAVAGYFNAGQDCTAATRVLVHESIHDEFVTALAKAASDTKTGQPDDEDVLYGPLNNPNQLKQVAGFIERLPAHAKVEAGGHQVGDKGYFYAPTVVSGLKQDDEIIQNEVFGPVITVQSFTDEAQALEYANGVEFALASSVWTKDHGRAMRMSKNLDFGCVWINTHIPLVAEMPHGGFKKSGYGKDLSAYGFEDYTRIKHVMTSLDG from the coding sequence GTGACCACCGAACTGCGTCGTCTGCGCAACTACATCGGCGGAGAGTTCAAGGACGCCGCCGACGGGCGGACCACCGAGGTGGTCAACCCCGTCACCGGCGAGGCGTACGCCACCGCCCCCCTCTCGGGCCAGGCCGATGTCGACGCGGCCATGGCCGCCGCCGCGGCCGCCTTCCCCGGCTGGCGCGACACCACGCCCGCCGAGCGCCAGAAGGCCCTGCTGAAGATCGCGGACGCCTTCGAGGCGCGCGCGGACGAGCTCGTCGCCGCGGAGTCGGAGAACACCGGCAAGCCGCTGGGCCTCACGGCCAGCGAGGAGCTGCCGCCGATGGTGGACCAGATCCGCTTCTTCGCCGGCGCCGCCCGGCTGCTCGAGGGCCGCTCCGCCGGCGAGTACATGGAGGGGATGACCTCGATCATCCGCCGCGAGCCGGTCGGCGTCTGCGCCCAGGTCGCCCCGTGGAACTACCCGATGATGATGGCCGTGTGGAAGTTCGCCCCGGCCATCGCCGCGGGCAACACCGTGGTGCTCAAGCCCTCGGACACCACCCCCGCCTCCACCGTCCTGATGGCGGAGATCATCGACTCGATCCTGCCCAAGGGCGTCTTCAACGTCATCTGCGGCGACCGCGAGACCGGCAAGGCCATGGTCGAGCACGACACCCCGGCGATGGCCTCCATCACCGGCTCGGTGCGCGCGGGCATGCAGGTCGCCGAGAGCGCCTCCAAGGACGTCAAGCGCGTCCACCTGGAGCTCGGCGGCAAGGCTCCCGTCGTGGTCTTCCAGGACGCCGACATCGCCAAGGCCGTCGAGGACATCGCGGTCGCCGGCTACTTCAACGCCGGCCAGGACTGCACCGCCGCCACCCGCGTGCTCGTGCACGAGTCGATCCACGACGAGTTCGTGACCGCGCTGGCCAAGGCGGCCTCCGACACCAAGACCGGGCAGCCGGACGACGAGGACGTGCTCTACGGCCCGCTGAACAACCCGAACCAGCTCAAGCAGGTCGCGGGCTTCATCGAGCGCCTCCCCGCCCACGCCAAGGTCGAGGCGGGCGGCCACCAGGTCGGCGACAAGGGCTACTTCTACGCCCCGACCGTCGTCTCGGGCCTGAAGCAGGACGACGAGATCATCCAGAACGAGGTCTTCGGCCCCGTCATCACCGTCCAGTCCTTCACGGACGAGGCCCAGGCCCTGGAGTACGCGAACGGCGTCGAGTTCGCCCTCGCCTCCTCCGTGTGGACCAAGGACCACGGCCGCGCGATGCGGATGTCCAAGAACCTCGACTTCGGCTGCGTGTGGATCAACACCCACATCCCGCTCGTCGCCGAGATGCCGCACGGCGGCTTCAAGAAGTCCGGCTACGGCAAGGACCTCTCCGCCTACGGCTTCGAGGACTACACCCGCATCAAGCACGTGATGACCTCGCTCGACGGCTGA